GTCGCTTGGATAATGGGACCCAAAAGTGCGCAGAAAGTCTTCTGCTTCCGAAATTGTCTCTATTTTCTCCAATGCAGCTTTTGTTTCACTACTTAATTTCATCTGATTGGAAGGAATTCTGAAAGCTCCCACTGGATAGATTCCAAGCTTATTAAAAACATTACTTTCTAACTTGGTGTTACTTGAGGAACAATCACTCTTGTAACTCTTATCGACAAATCTGATTCCAGATGAAAACAAACCTAAATTAACACTACCACCAATGGCCCATCCACTCTCTATAAATCTATTTACTTCATCTTTCGACTGTTCTATACTGCTAGAACAGATAGTTCTCGATACAGTTGGTTTAGAACGTCCTAGGAGTTCAATTTCTTCTGGAATTCTAAGTAAGGGCGCCTTTGCTTTTAGCAGTAAATTAGAGTCGTCTGCACCATACAAAACACCATATCGTGCAAGACCAGAACTAAGCCGTGAGACGAAAGAACTATCAGTAGGACTGTTTTGAGCACCTACTATTGACGATGTTTCTTTTAACTCGGAAACAACATCTTCCAGCATCCGTCTTATCTCTACTTCTGGTATATTTGACAGAACATCTTGCGCTGTAATTCTTGAATCGGATAAGAgatcaacattccctgaaaaacGATTAGGAAAATCTGCTGCAGACGAACGGTTGATTGGGGATTCCTGAAGAAGAGCAGTAGCTTCTCTTCGAAAACTGCTTAAGTCACTCATTTTCCTCTACGATCTGTAAAAGAACATGTATTTAAACAACTTattaaataaccaaaattaaTCCTGTAAAAAGTTATTTAGCTACCTGGAAGTCACTTTTCAGGAAATTCCACTTTCGGGGCCCAAATTAGTTTCTTCAGGGACCTAAACTCGATAGAGTAGATTTTTCATTTGAGCCTTTAAATATTTTGGGTTTTGCCAACAAACTTAATACTCATAAAAGAATACTTTTGGCCCTTGATATGACCCCTTTTTCAAGAGGATGacgcatcatttttttttgtttttacattaagTTATTGTTGGTCCAAGAACTCAAGGCTATAAATTCAAAACTGACCGTGATAAAAGATTCTAGCCCATTTCTGAGCCTTGCACCCCCTTCCATTCTAGAATGAAGCATTTGATTCCTCAGACCCTTACAATGaaccctgaaagttttgaacCAATTACACACCCAACAACGAACAAGCtgctttttaaattataaaacaaaagcttGGACGATCAGGAATATGCTTTATTTACGGCACTTGCCACAGGCACTTACTGTGGACCACGTTTTCTTTGAAGGCAAATTGAACTTTGCAACTTTTTTGGTCAAATTGAATCTTTCACAATTTCATTGCATGTCTTTTGTGGTTGATAAAAGGGGCTGGTTGTCCGTCAATCAGAATCGACCCTTAAAAGGACACACATAACTTTAGTAGTCAAATAACCTATtcctttttgttccttttttcaattcctAAGCCTTGGTGGTACTCGGTAGAGAAGCAGTAGTTTTTGTGATGATGGTAGTAGTAGAAGTtgtggtaatagtagtagtagcggtagtgTTAGTAGTAATATTGGCTTAGAAATATTCCCTTTTtcgtcaattgatcatctcgtCTATGATTTCttaaagttccaaattaatatacttagtCATTCCTCAGTTACTCGTTTTTACAGCCCGTAGGCATATAACATgtattgatttaattcaacactccCTTCAATATTCTTATTCATGAATGCTCTTCCTCATTTTGGAAAGTAAATGTCAAACATACCCAACTTTCTCACTAATTTATGTCATTTGTAAACAATGAATTATTGTCTAACTTAAAGCtgttgccctgagggctgtggggagtTAACATCCCTAAAAGCATGAATAGTGGACCTTACAACAATGCTAAACAAAGTAGTATtctcaacatttttatttcatattttttgggaAACGATGAGCGTGGGGGGAGGCATATATAattttcgactcttaaaaaagatctcttaaaaaaattttgactatTGAATCTACAATGAAATGAGTCCTCTCTACATTTTATACGATCAGCCATTCCGtaaaaacctcatatgcccCTAGGACCTAGCTTACAACCACTGCCCCATTACTCTAAGGGGTTTTCTAAATCCTGGAGGCATTACTATGTGAtgcatttggtgaaaagagggcgTCAGgggtgctagttgccctccattgctttttaatcttaaaagggaattaAAACTTCCTATTCCAAATTAAATGAacctcttctaaagtttatacgaccatcctttcca
Above is a genomic segment from Artemia franciscana chromosome 15, ASM3288406v1, whole genome shotgun sequence containing:
- the LOC136036404 gene encoding uncharacterized protein LOC136036404, with product MSDLSSFRREATALLQESPINRSSAADFPNRFSGNVDLLSDSRITAQDVLSNIPEVEIRRMLEDVVSELKETSSIVGAQNSPTDSSFVSRLSSGLARYGVLYGADDSNLLLKAKAPLLRIPEEIELLGRSKPTVSRTICSSSIEQSKDEVNRFIESGWAIGGSVNLGLFSSGIRFVDKSYKSDCSSSNTKLESNVFNKLGIYPVGAFRIPSNQMKLSSETKAALEKIETISEAEDFLRTFGSHYPSDIHHYGGIVHFSCEVTASDCYSVSKIESNAEREFAASLFWQGLGIVFKANASCKNKSEYQRKQQKAGRQSSKNTHFVVYGPQTAPPLFCELIKKT